The following proteins come from a genomic window of Mycolicibacterium rufum:
- a CDS encoding phosphotransferase — MTAALAQHFPGATVDDVRVVLCDDGTNRRARLALTYSAGDGPATVFAKAVDPEHADLVALTSGLYHEPRLFSSKVPLPLDHPVVYTAVIDEDRRDFLMIMEDVVARGADPRDATRPMTVEQAASGVRGLARLHSSCWGERLTSRPELDWVEPFVAFAGLEFAPLHIAHERLGDTVPAEIVELSGTELFTDIWARYIGSLTDAGPTSAPTLLHGDPHIGNTYVLPDDTVGFLDWQMVRRGNYSLDLGYFLQGALTVADRRDSERALLGEYRDALRLPAAELPSEQDIWLRYRASVAHGLAIWMATLSGGDAWQRADICLAFSQRYGAAFVDLDTRAALDTICG, encoded by the coding sequence ATGACAGCCGCTCTGGCACAGCACTTCCCGGGTGCCACGGTCGACGATGTCCGCGTCGTGCTGTGCGACGACGGCACCAACCGCAGAGCCCGACTGGCGTTGACCTACTCGGCGGGCGACGGTCCGGCAACGGTGTTCGCCAAGGCCGTGGATCCGGAGCACGCCGATCTGGTCGCGCTGACCAGCGGGCTCTACCACGAGCCGAGGCTGTTCTCGTCGAAGGTGCCGCTGCCCCTCGACCATCCCGTGGTGTACACCGCGGTGATCGACGAAGACCGTCGCGACTTCCTGATGATCATGGAGGACGTGGTGGCGCGCGGGGCCGATCCGCGCGACGCCACCCGTCCGATGACCGTCGAGCAGGCCGCCTCCGGCGTGCGGGGGCTGGCCCGTCTGCACAGCTCCTGCTGGGGCGAGCGACTGACGTCCCGGCCCGAATTGGACTGGGTCGAGCCGTTCGTCGCCTTCGCCGGTCTCGAGTTCGCCCCGTTGCACATCGCGCACGAACGATTGGGCGATACGGTGCCGGCCGAGATCGTCGAACTGTCGGGAACCGAACTGTTCACCGACATCTGGGCACGCTATATCGGCTCGCTGACCGACGCGGGTCCGACGTCGGCTCCCACGCTGCTGCACGGTGATCCGCACATCGGCAACACCTACGTCCTGCCCGACGACACGGTGGGATTCCTCGACTGGCAGATGGTGCGTCGCGGCAACTACTCGCTGGACCTGGGCTACTTCCTGCAGGGTGCGCTGACCGTCGCCGACCGGCGCGACTCCGAACGCGCACTGCTCGGCGAGTACCGCGACGCGCTGCGGCTGCCGGCCGCAGAACTGCCCAGCGAGCAGGACATCTGGCTGCGGTACCGGGCCTCGGTGGCGCACGGTCTGGCGATCTGGATGGCCACGCTGTCGGGCGGCGACGCGTGGCAGCGCGCGGACATCTGCCTGGCCTTCTCGCAGCGCTACGGCGCGGCCTTCGTCGACCTGGACACCCGCGCCGCACTCGACACGATCTGCGGTTGA
- a CDS encoding mycofactocin-coupled SDR family oxidoreductase, which translates to MTGRVEGKVAFITGAARGQGRAHAVRLAQEGADIIAVDICRQIDTVRIPLSTSEDLAETADLVKNAGGRVHTAEVDVRDFAALKSAVDAGVEEFGKLDIIVANAGIGNGGQLLHETDEPDWDDMIGVNLSGVWKTVKAGVPHILAGGNGGSIVLTSSVGGLKAYPHTGHYVAAKHGVVGLMRTFAVELGAQNIRVNSVHPTNVNTPLFMNEPTMKLFRPDLENPGPEDMKVIGQLMHTLPIGWVEPEDIANAVLFLASDEARFITGVTLPVDGGSCLK; encoded by the coding sequence ATGACCGGACGCGTCGAAGGCAAGGTCGCCTTCATCACCGGAGCCGCCCGCGGCCAGGGCCGGGCGCACGCCGTGCGTCTCGCCCAGGAGGGCGCCGACATCATTGCCGTCGACATCTGCCGCCAGATCGACACCGTGCGCATCCCGCTGTCCACCTCGGAAGATCTCGCGGAAACCGCGGACCTGGTCAAGAACGCCGGCGGCCGCGTCCACACCGCGGAAGTCGACGTGCGTGACTTCGCCGCGCTCAAGAGCGCCGTGGACGCCGGTGTCGAGGAGTTCGGCAAGCTCGACATCATCGTCGCCAACGCCGGTATCGGCAACGGCGGACAGCTGCTGCACGAGACCGACGAGCCCGACTGGGACGACATGATCGGCGTCAACCTGTCGGGAGTCTGGAAGACGGTCAAAGCCGGCGTGCCGCACATCCTGGCCGGCGGCAACGGCGGCTCGATCGTGCTGACCAGCTCCGTCGGCGGGCTGAAAGCGTATCCGCACACCGGGCACTACGTCGCCGCGAAACACGGTGTGGTGGGCCTGATGCGGACGTTCGCGGTGGAACTCGGCGCGCAGAACATCCGCGTCAACTCGGTGCATCCCACCAACGTCAACACCCCGCTGTTCATGAACGAGCCGACGATGAAACTGTTCCGGCCCGACCTGGAGAACCCGGGACCGGAGGACATGAAGGTCATCGGCCAGCTGATGCACACGCTGCCCATCGGCTGGGTCGAACCGGAGGACATCGCCAACGCCGTGCTGTTCCTGGCCTCCGACGAGGCGCGGTTCATCACCGGCGTCACCCTTCCCGTCGACGGGGGCAGCTGCCTGAAGTGA
- a CDS encoding cytochrome P450, translating into MNPYPVFARLREEAPLYHNDKHDFYALSRFDDVNKALIDHSTFISGRGALLEIIKSGMEIPPGTLIFEDPPIHNIHRNLLSRMFTPRKVLALEPQIREFTARCLDPLVGSGRFDFVNDLGEQMPMRVIGMLLGIPEADQRRVTDHGEATLQSTEIGAWATGEVFAEFIDYRTEHPSDDIMTELLNVEFADETGTVRRLRRDELLMYLTVIATAGAETTTRLIGWAGKTLADHPDQRRELAQNPTLIPQAIEEILRWEPPALQVARYVTRDTEYYGRTVPAGSAMLLLMGAANRDHRRFPPDGDVFDIHREVRSHMTFGAGTHFCMGNALARLEGRIALEEILKRFPTWEVDWSQAVPSQTTAVRGWESMPTFVS; encoded by the coding sequence ATGAATCCCTACCCGGTGTTCGCGCGCCTGCGCGAAGAGGCTCCGCTGTACCACAACGACAAGCACGACTTCTACGCGCTGAGCCGGTTCGACGACGTCAACAAGGCACTTATCGACCACTCCACGTTCATCTCCGGCCGCGGGGCCCTGCTCGAGATCATCAAGTCCGGCATGGAGATCCCGCCGGGCACCCTGATCTTCGAGGATCCGCCGATCCACAACATCCACCGCAATCTGCTGTCGCGCATGTTCACACCACGCAAGGTGCTTGCCCTCGAACCGCAGATCCGCGAGTTCACCGCGCGCTGCCTCGACCCTCTGGTCGGCTCCGGCCGGTTCGACTTCGTCAACGACCTCGGCGAGCAGATGCCGATGCGCGTCATCGGGATGCTGCTCGGCATCCCCGAGGCCGACCAGCGCCGTGTCACCGATCACGGTGAAGCCACGCTGCAGAGCACCGAGATCGGCGCGTGGGCCACCGGCGAGGTGTTCGCGGAGTTCATCGACTACCGCACCGAGCACCCGTCCGACGACATCATGACCGAACTGCTCAACGTCGAGTTCGCCGACGAGACCGGCACCGTCCGCAGACTGCGGCGCGACGAGCTTCTGATGTATCTGACCGTCATCGCCACTGCGGGCGCCGAAACCACGACCCGGTTGATCGGCTGGGCGGGTAAGACCCTGGCCGACCATCCCGACCAGCGCCGTGAGCTCGCCCAGAACCCGACCCTCATTCCGCAGGCGATCGAGGAGATCCTGCGCTGGGAGCCGCCGGCACTGCAGGTGGCCCGCTACGTCACCCGCGACACCGAGTACTACGGCCGCACCGTGCCCGCGGGCAGCGCGATGCTGCTGCTGATGGGCGCCGCCAATCGGGACCACCGGCGGTTCCCGCCCGACGGCGACGTGTTCGACATCCATCGGGAGGTGCGCTCGCACATGACGTTCGGCGCGGGAACACACTTCTGCATGGGCAACGCGCTCGCCCGCCTCGAGGGCCGGATCGCGCTCGAGGAGATCCTCAAGAGGTTCCCGACCTGGGAGGTCGACTGGTCCCAGGCGGTTCCATCCCAGACCACCGCGGTCCGCGGCTGGGAATCCATGCCCACGTTCGTCTCCTGA
- a CDS encoding IS481 family transposase produces MSHANAALTPRARLRLARLVVESNWTYAAAAKMFMVAPRTAKKWADRFRAEGVAGMDDRSSRPHLTPTKTSQQVMRRIVDVRWRKRLGPVQIAGQLGVPASTVHAVLTRCRINRLSYIDRVTGEPIRRYEHGHPGSLIHVDVTKFANIPDGGGHKFLTHQQSKRNARQTARRTGDRGDRAHQYRPRIGIAFLHTVIDDHSRVAYAEICTDETAVTAIGVLRRAVTWFAERGVIVERVLSDNGSAYRSYAWRDACAELDIIPKRTRPYRPQTNGKIERFHRTLGDGWAYARLYQSTEERNTALPGWLHFYNHHRAHSAIGGQPPVTRLTNLPGHHS; encoded by the coding sequence GTGTCCCACGCTAATGCTGCTCTGACCCCGCGCGCTCGATTGAGGCTCGCCCGGCTCGTCGTCGAGTCCAACTGGACCTACGCCGCTGCCGCCAAGATGTTCATGGTCGCCCCACGCACGGCCAAGAAGTGGGCCGACCGGTTCCGCGCCGAGGGTGTCGCCGGGATGGACGACCGCAGTTCGCGACCACACCTCACCCCTACCAAGACCAGCCAGCAGGTCATGCGGCGGATCGTCGACGTGCGGTGGCGCAAGCGGTTGGGGCCGGTGCAGATCGCCGGTCAACTCGGAGTGCCGGCCTCCACGGTGCATGCGGTGTTGACCCGGTGTCGGATCAACCGCTTGTCCTATATCGACCGCGTCACCGGTGAACCCATTCGACGCTATGAGCATGGCCATCCGGGCTCGTTGATCCACGTCGACGTCACCAAGTTCGCCAACATCCCCGACGGCGGCGGCCATAAGTTCCTGACTCATCAACAGAGCAAGCGCAACGCGCGCCAAACGGCCCGACGCACTGGCGACCGCGGTGATCGCGCCCACCAATACCGGCCGAGAATAGGAATTGCGTTCCTGCACACCGTGATCGATGATCACTCCCGCGTGGCCTATGCCGAAATCTGTACCGACGAAACAGCGGTCACGGCGATCGGTGTGCTGCGGCGGGCCGTGACCTGGTTCGCCGAGCGGGGCGTCATCGTCGAACGCGTCCTGTCCGACAACGGATCGGCCTACCGGTCCTACGCCTGGCGCGACGCCTGCGCCGAACTGGACATAATTCCGAAGCGGACCCGTCCGTATCGGCCCCAGACCAACGGCAAGATCGAGCGATTCCACCGCACCCTGGGCGACGGTTGGGCCTACGCCCGGCTCTACCAATCGACCGAAGAACGCAACACCGCCCTACCGGGTTGGCTGCACTTCTACAATCACCACCGAGCCCACTCCGCCATCGGAGGACAGCCACCGGTCACCCGACTGACCAACCTCCCTGGACATCACAGCTAG
- a CDS encoding TetR/AcrR family transcriptional regulator yields MARRSPVQSVHVLPSRPASEPPVTTASEEPAWKQRAVERSIKTAKLRAAQRVQRFLDAAQAIIIEKGSTDFTVQEVVDRSRQSLRSFYLQFDGKHELLLALFEDALSRSAEQIRAATAGQEDPLERLKVAISLLFESSRPDPSAKRPLFTDFAPRLLVSHPSEVKVAHAPLLALLTELMEEAGAAGLLRDGVNPKRMAAITMQTVMFVAQSSGDAGEGAAHPITADEVWDFCAHGFAAD; encoded by the coding sequence ATGGCAAGGCGTTCTCCGGTACAGTCAGTTCATGTTCTTCCCAGTCGGCCTGCGTCTGAGCCGCCGGTGACCACCGCCAGCGAGGAGCCGGCCTGGAAGCAGCGCGCGGTCGAACGCTCGATCAAGACCGCCAAGTTGCGCGCCGCTCAGCGCGTACAACGGTTCCTCGACGCCGCGCAGGCGATCATCATCGAGAAGGGCAGCACCGACTTCACGGTGCAGGAGGTCGTCGACCGCTCCCGTCAGTCGCTGCGCAGCTTCTACCTCCAGTTCGACGGCAAACACGAACTGCTGCTCGCGCTCTTCGAGGATGCGCTCAGCCGGTCGGCGGAACAGATCCGCGCCGCGACGGCCGGGCAGGAGGATCCCCTCGAGCGACTGAAAGTGGCGATCTCGCTGCTGTTCGAGTCGTCCCGACCCGATCCGTCGGCCAAGCGGCCACTCTTCACCGATTTCGCCCCGCGACTGCTGGTGTCCCATCCGTCCGAGGTCAAGGTCGCCCATGCACCGCTGCTCGCGCTGCTGACCGAGTTGATGGAAGAGGCCGGTGCCGCAGGCCTGCTGCGCGACGGGGTGAACCCGAAGCGCATGGCGGCGATCACCATGCAGACGGTGATGTTCGTCGCGCAGTCCAGCGGCGACGCCGGCGAGGGTGCCGCCCACCCGATCACGGCCGACGAGGTGTGGGACTTCTGCGCCCATGGCTTCGCCGCCGACTAG
- a CDS encoding enoyl-CoA hydratase, translating into MYIDYEVTDKIATITLNRPEAANAQNPELLDELDAAWTRAAQDADVAVIVLRANGKHFSAGHDLRGGGPVPDKITLEFIIEHEARRYLEYTLRWRNVPKPSIAAVQGRCISGGLLLCWPCDLIVAADDAQFSDPVVLMGIGGVEYHGHTWELGPRKAKEILFTGRAMTAEEVLATGMVNKVVPRAELDSETRALAEQIAKMPPFALRQAKRAVNQTLDVQGFYAAIQSVFDVHQTGHGNALSVGGWPVLVDLEHMKANIT; encoded by the coding sequence GTGTACATCGACTATGAGGTGACCGACAAGATCGCGACGATCACCCTGAACCGGCCCGAGGCGGCCAACGCCCAGAACCCCGAGCTGCTCGACGAACTCGATGCGGCATGGACGCGGGCGGCCCAGGACGCGGACGTCGCGGTGATCGTGCTGCGCGCCAACGGTAAACACTTCTCCGCCGGGCATGATCTGCGCGGCGGCGGGCCGGTGCCCGACAAGATCACGCTGGAGTTCATCATCGAGCACGAGGCGCGGAGGTACCTGGAGTACACGCTGCGCTGGCGCAACGTGCCCAAGCCGTCGATCGCCGCGGTCCAGGGCCGCTGCATCTCCGGGGGCCTGCTGCTGTGTTGGCCCTGCGACCTCATCGTCGCCGCCGACGATGCGCAGTTCTCCGATCCGGTGGTCCTGATGGGAATCGGCGGCGTCGAATACCACGGGCACACCTGGGAACTGGGTCCCCGCAAGGCCAAGGAGATCCTGTTCACCGGCCGCGCGATGACCGCCGAGGAGGTGCTCGCCACCGGCATGGTGAACAAGGTGGTACCTCGGGCCGAGCTCGACAGCGAGACCAGGGCGCTGGCCGAGCAGATCGCGAAGATGCCGCCGTTCGCACTGCGGCAGGCCAAGCGCGCGGTGAACCAGACGCTGGACGTCCAGGGCTTCTACGCCGCCATCCAGTCGGTGTTCGACGTCCACCAGACCGGCCACGGGAACGCGCTCAGCGTCGGGGGATGGCCGGTGCTGGTGGACCTCGAGCACATGAAGGCCAACATCACCTAG
- a CDS encoding acyl-CoA dehydrogenase family protein, with the protein MDRESLDMLEAALRKTMLSASGPELDAALAELGWADMLSAMPDVAVPLVFRLLGETGAHASVLVDVVLHATGNTIGDTVELPLPYAGNAWVVWDRISPETAEPTLGGLPLRREEEGYPIRLAEARVAVGWWLVGSARAMLTLARRHALDRVQFGTPIAGFQAIRHRLAETLVAIEGAEATLSLPAVDNPDLIALLAKAAAGKAALTAAKNCQQVLGGIGFTAEHELHRHVERILVLDGLLGSSRELTRRAGAGLRARGSAPRLANL; encoded by the coding sequence ATGGACCGCGAGTCACTCGACATGCTCGAAGCCGCCCTGCGCAAGACCATGCTGTCGGCCTCAGGACCGGAGCTCGACGCTGCGCTGGCCGAACTCGGCTGGGCCGACATGCTCTCCGCCATGCCCGACGTCGCGGTGCCCCTGGTGTTCCGTCTGCTCGGCGAAACCGGCGCGCACGCCTCGGTACTCGTCGACGTCGTACTGCACGCGACGGGCAACACGATCGGCGACACCGTCGAGCTGCCGCTGCCCTACGCCGGCAACGCCTGGGTGGTGTGGGACCGCATCAGCCCGGAGACCGCCGAGCCGACGCTGGGCGGTCTGCCCTTGCGCCGCGAGGAGGAGGGCTACCCGATCCGCCTGGCCGAAGCCCGGGTGGCGGTGGGCTGGTGGCTGGTGGGATCCGCGCGGGCGATGCTGACCCTGGCCCGCCGGCACGCACTGGACCGGGTGCAGTTCGGCACGCCGATCGCCGGCTTCCAAGCGATCCGGCACCGACTGGCCGAGACGCTGGTCGCCATCGAGGGCGCCGAGGCGACGCTGAGCCTGCCCGCGGTGGACAATCCCGATCTGATCGCCCTGCTGGCCAAGGCCGCCGCGGGCAAGGCGGCGCTGACCGCGGCGAAGAACTGCCAGCAGGTGCTGGGCGGGATCGGGTTCACCGCCGAACACGAGCTGCACCGTCACGTCGAGCGGATTCTGGTGCTCGACGGATTGCTGGGCAGCTCACGGGAACTCACCCGGCGGGCCGGCGCAGGCCTGCGGGCCCGCGGCTCCGCGCCGCGTCTGGCCAACCTCTGA
- a CDS encoding acyl-CoA dehydrogenase family protein: MTDLHDPATFRTRLTAWLDENDLTPADDPSLEGHLHQFARVQRALYNAGWNRYGWPEHAGGLGGPDILRAIVGEEVVGRRLVEPGPYSMLDVLTPTMIDYASPALAAEMVPKLLSGEEMWCQGFSEPGSGSDLASLTTRATARGNEWIVNGQKVWTSFAQFSRRCVLLTRTGGPDTPKHEAITAFFVDLDSPGITVRPLRTQHGVDEFCEVYFDDVVVDGSRMLGGPGDGWRLAMDLLPYERSTCFWQRIAYLYSRFDALIAEVKAQGQAVDSDMGETYLALHTLRCRSRATQHRLAEGQKLGPDTSVDKVLLAAAEQRLYDTARDLMPGVVELDDSPWRTEYLYSRAATIYGGTAEVQRNIIARRLLDLGKE, from the coding sequence ATGACCGACCTCCACGATCCCGCGACGTTCCGGACACGGTTGACGGCGTGGCTGGACGAGAACGACCTGACACCGGCCGACGACCCGTCGCTCGAAGGACACCTGCACCAGTTCGCCCGGGTGCAGCGCGCGCTGTACAACGCCGGCTGGAACCGCTACGGCTGGCCCGAGCATGCCGGCGGCCTCGGCGGCCCCGACATCCTGCGCGCCATTGTGGGCGAAGAGGTGGTCGGTCGTCGGCTGGTCGAACCCGGACCGTACTCGATGCTGGACGTGCTCACGCCGACCATGATCGACTACGCCTCCCCCGCCCTCGCCGCCGAGATGGTGCCCAAACTGCTCAGCGGGGAGGAGATGTGGTGCCAGGGCTTCTCGGAGCCCGGGTCGGGCAGCGACCTCGCGTCCCTGACCACGCGCGCCACTGCGCGCGGGAACGAGTGGATCGTCAACGGCCAGAAGGTCTGGACCAGCTTCGCGCAGTTCTCCCGCCGGTGCGTACTGCTCACCCGCACCGGTGGCCCGGACACCCCGAAGCACGAGGCGATCACGGCGTTCTTCGTCGATCTCGACAGCCCGGGCATCACCGTCCGGCCGCTGCGCACCCAGCACGGCGTCGACGAGTTCTGCGAGGTCTACTTCGACGACGTCGTCGTCGACGGCAGCCGGATGCTCGGCGGGCCCGGCGACGGCTGGCGGCTGGCGATGGATCTGCTTCCCTACGAACGCTCCACCTGCTTCTGGCAGCGGATCGCTTACCTGTATTCGCGATTCGATGCCCTCATCGCCGAGGTGAAGGCGCAGGGCCAGGCCGTCGACTCCGACATGGGCGAGACCTATCTGGCGCTGCACACCCTGCGATGCCGATCCCGGGCCACCCAACATCGGCTCGCCGAAGGCCAGAAGCTCGGCCCGGACACGTCGGTGGACAAGGTGCTGCTGGCCGCCGCCGAACAGCGGCTCTACGACACCGCGCGCGATCTGATGCCCGGCGTCGTCGAACTCGACGACAGCCCATGGCGCACCGAGTACCTGTACTCGCGCGCGGCCACGATCTACGGTGGCACCGCTGAAGTGCAGCGCAACATCATCGCCCGGCGTCTGCTCGATCTCGGGAAGGAGTGA
- a CDS encoding nuclear transport factor 2 family protein: protein MTAPTEPSRTEDLVEIQQVLAKYAVTITQGDLDGLVSVFTPDGTYSAFGSTYTLARFPELVAAAPKGLFMTGTSLVTLDTEDRNRATGTQPLCFVEHSTHDMRIGYYNDTYVRTEDGWRLRTRAMTFIRRNGDHDSGRPHAIGRPEAG, encoded by the coding sequence ATGACCGCGCCAACTGAACCCTCGCGCACCGAGGATCTCGTGGAGATCCAGCAGGTGCTGGCCAAGTACGCCGTGACCATCACCCAGGGCGACCTCGACGGGCTGGTGTCGGTCTTCACCCCCGACGGCACCTACAGCGCCTTCGGATCGACCTACACGCTGGCCCGCTTTCCCGAACTCGTCGCCGCCGCGCCCAAGGGACTGTTCATGACCGGAACCTCGCTGGTGACACTCGACACCGAGGATCGGAACCGGGCCACCGGCACCCAGCCGCTGTGCTTCGTCGAACACAGCACCCACGACATGCGCATCGGCTACTACAACGACACCTACGTCCGCACCGAGGACGGATGGCGACTGCGCACCCGCGCCATGACCTTCATCCGGCGCAACGGCGATCACGACTCCGGGCGGCCCCACGCCATCGGAAGGCCCGAGGCGGGATGA
- a CDS encoding metal-dependent hydrolase family protein gives MHQGAGGLVPLTLKAAGLLDVDAGEILRPGVVTVDDGRIVSVGGEIASEADVLDLGDAILLPGLMDMEVNLLMGGRGENPGLSQVQDDPPTRVLRAVGNARRTLRAGFTTVRNLGLFVKTGGYLLDVALARAIDGGLIDGPRVIPAGHAITPTGGHLDPTMFAAFMPGVLELTIEEGIANGVDEIRKAVRYQIKHGAELIKVCCSGGVMSLTGEAGAQHYSDEELRVIVDEAHRRGLRVAAHTHGAEAVKHAVACGIDCIEHGFLMDDEAIQMLVDHDRFLVTTRRLAEYMDVSKAPKELQDKAAEMFPKARTSIKAAYEAGVKIAVGTDAPAIPHGKNADELITLVDWGMPPDAVLRAATVVAADLINRSGSLGRLAEGYLADIIAVPGDPLADIGVTRNVSFVMKGGKVYKNDRAN, from the coding sequence ATGCATCAAGGAGCCGGTGGTCTAGTGCCGCTGACCCTCAAGGCCGCCGGTCTGCTCGACGTCGACGCCGGGGAGATCCTCCGCCCCGGCGTCGTCACCGTCGACGACGGCCGGATCGTCTCCGTGGGCGGCGAGATCGCCTCGGAGGCCGACGTTCTCGATCTCGGCGACGCCATCCTGCTGCCCGGGCTGATGGACATGGAGGTCAACCTGCTGATGGGCGGACGCGGGGAGAACCCCGGTCTGTCCCAGGTGCAGGACGATCCGCCCACCCGGGTGTTGCGGGCTGTCGGCAACGCCCGCCGCACTCTGCGCGCCGGATTCACCACCGTGCGCAACCTCGGCCTGTTCGTCAAGACCGGCGGCTACCTGCTCGACGTCGCACTGGCCAGGGCCATCGACGGCGGACTCATCGACGGCCCGCGCGTCATCCCGGCCGGTCATGCCATCACCCCGACCGGCGGCCACCTCGACCCCACGATGTTCGCGGCGTTCATGCCCGGCGTGCTCGAGCTGACCATCGAGGAGGGCATCGCCAACGGCGTCGACGAGATCCGCAAGGCGGTGCGCTACCAGATCAAGCACGGCGCCGAGCTGATCAAGGTGTGTTGTTCGGGCGGGGTGATGTCGCTGACCGGAGAGGCCGGGGCGCAACACTATTCGGACGAGGAACTGCGGGTCATCGTCGACGAGGCGCACCGGCGCGGCCTGCGGGTCGCCGCCCACACCCACGGCGCCGAAGCGGTCAAGCACGCGGTCGCCTGCGGCATCGACTGCATCGAGCACGGATTCCTGATGGACGACGAAGCCATCCAGATGCTGGTGGACCACGACCGCTTCCTCGTGACCACCCGGCGGCTGGCGGAGTACATGGATGTGTCGAAAGCCCCGAAAGAACTGCAGGACAAAGCGGCCGAGATGTTCCCGAAGGCGCGCACCTCGATCAAGGCCGCCTACGAAGCAGGGGTGAAGATCGCCGTCGGCACCGATGCCCCGGCGATCCCGCACGGCAAGAACGCCGACGAACTGATCACGCTGGTCGACTGGGGCATGCCGCCCGACGCGGTCCTGCGGGCGGCCACCGTGGTGGCGGCGGACCTGATCAACCGGTCCGGCTCGCTGGGTCGCCTCGCCGAGGGCTACCTGGCCGACATCATCGCGGTGCCCGGCGACCCGCTCGCCGACATCGGCGTTACACGAAATGTTTCCTTTGTAATGAAGGGCGGTAAGGTCTACAAGAATGACCGCGCCAACTGA
- a CDS encoding aromatic ring-hydroxylating oxygenase subunit alpha — translation MAHFPKPAAGSWTENWPELGTAPVNYTDSIDPEQWKLEQQAIFRKCWLNVGRVERLPKVGSYFTREMPSVGPGTSIIIVKDKDGTVRSFYNLCRHRGNKLVWNDYPGEEVSGACRQFTCKYHAWRYALNGDLTFIQQENEFFDVDKADYGLKPVRCEVWEGFIFVNFDDDAEPLTDYLGDFAKGLEGYPFGEMTETYSYRAEVNSNWKLFIDAFVEFYHAPILHMKQAVKEEADKLAGYGFEALHYDIKGQHSMISSWGGMSPPKDENMVKPIERVLHSGLFGPWDRPKIKGILPDELPPAVNPSRHHAWGQDSFEFFPNFTLLLWAPGWYLTYHYWPTDVDKHIFECTLYFVPATNTRERLAHELAAVTFKEYAFQDANTLEATQTQIGTRAVTEFPLCDQEILLRHLHHTAHRYVDKYKEEHGLSKAATNGSAAHV, via the coding sequence ATGGCACACTTCCCCAAGCCTGCCGCCGGGAGCTGGACCGAGAACTGGCCAGAGCTCGGCACGGCGCCGGTCAACTACACGGACTCGATCGACCCCGAGCAGTGGAAATTGGAGCAGCAGGCCATCTTCCGCAAGTGCTGGCTCAACGTCGGCCGGGTCGAGCGGCTGCCCAAGGTCGGTAGCTACTTCACCCGGGAGATGCCGTCGGTCGGCCCCGGTACGTCGATCATCATCGTCAAGGACAAGGACGGCACCGTCCGGTCGTTCTACAACCTCTGCCGCCACCGCGGAAACAAGCTGGTGTGGAACGACTATCCCGGAGAGGAGGTCTCGGGTGCGTGCCGGCAGTTCACCTGCAAGTACCACGCATGGCGCTACGCGCTCAACGGCGACCTGACGTTCATCCAGCAGGAGAACGAGTTCTTCGACGTCGACAAGGCCGACTACGGGCTCAAGCCCGTGCGCTGCGAGGTGTGGGAGGGCTTCATCTTCGTCAACTTCGACGACGACGCCGAGCCGCTGACCGACTACCTCGGGGACTTCGCCAAGGGCCTGGAGGGCTATCCCTTCGGGGAGATGACCGAAACCTACTCCTATCGCGCCGAGGTCAACTCGAACTGGAAGTTGTTCATCGACGCGTTCGTCGAGTTCTACCATGCGCCGATCCTGCACATGAAGCAGGCGGTCAAGGAAGAAGCCGACAAGTTGGCCGGATACGGCTTCGAGGCGCTGCACTACGACATCAAGGGGCAGCACTCGATGATCTCGTCCTGGGGAGGCATGAGCCCGCCGAAGGACGAGAACATGGTCAAGCCCATCGAGCGCGTGCTGCACAGCGGCCTGTTCGGCCCCTGGGATCGACCCAAGATCAAGGGCATCCTGCCCGATGAACTCCCGCCGGCCGTGAACCCGTCGCGTCACCACGCCTGGGGCCAGGATTCTTTCGAATTCTTCCCGAACTTCACCTTGCTGCTGTGGGCACCGGGCTGGTACCTGACCTACCACTACTGGCCGACCGATGTGGACAAGCACATCTTCGAGTGCACGCTGTACTTCGTGCCCGCCACCAACACCCGTGAGCGGCTCGCCCACGAGCTCGCCGCAGTGACGTTCAAGGAGTACGCGTTCCAGGACGCGAACACCCTGGAAGCCACGCAGACGCAGATCGGAACCCGGGCCGTGACCGAGTTCCCGCTGTGCGATCAGGAGATCCTGCTTCGCCATCTGCATCACACCGCACATCGCTACGTCGACAAGTACAAAGAAGAGCACGGCCTGTCCAAGGCCGCCACGAACGGGAGCGCCGCCCATGTCTGA